The Megalopta genalis isolate 19385.01 chromosome 9, iyMegGena1_principal, whole genome shotgun sequence genome includes a window with the following:
- the LOC117217381 gene encoding transmembrane reductase CYB561D2: MSDPPAGKGPPSIITMVFSVLTHVLLLAPVLYIVTLAFWNLLLFSWHPICMSLGVGLLIMEAVFSISGEAYLGWKLSRSKRVTMHWILHTVGLVLLLIGLIIIVVNKNQHNKSHFVTPHSILGLISIIMVFLTAGFGIVTNNPKWVYPKVRPVLLKIMHAFGGIAVTILLLACIITGTYTGWWKFSETGRNLVFASLFIAGFFILLKPILGAVSRSRVVFGPPPTTT, encoded by the exons ATGTCCGACCCTCCGGCAGGCAAAGGACCACCAAGCATCATAACAATGGTGTTCTCCGTCCTCACCCATGTCCTTTTGTTGGCGCCGGTGCTGTACATTGTTACTCTCGCCTTCTGGAATCTGCTACTTTTCTCTTGGCACCCCATCTGCATGAGCCTCGGA GTCGGCCTCCTGATAATGGAAGCCGTCTTCAGCATTTCCGGCGAGGCGTATCTCGGCTGGAAGCTGTCAAGGTCGAAACGGGTGACCATGCACTGGATCCTACACACGGTGGGCCTGGTTTTGCTGCTGATCGGTCTGATCATCATCGTGGTGAACAAGAACCAGCACAATAAATCGCATTTCGTCACGCCTCACTCGATCCTCGGGCTGATCAGCATCATCATGGTGTTCCTGACCGCAGGCTTCGGCATCGTGACCAACAATCCGAAGTGGGTCTACCCGAAGGTCAGACCCGTCCTCTTGAAAATCATGCACGCGTTCGGTGGCATCGCTGTCACGATACTCCTGCTGGCCTGTATCATCACCGGCACCTACACCGGCTGGTGGAAGTTCAGCGAGACAGGGAGGAACTTGGTGTTCGCGTCTCTCTTCATCGCTGGCTTCTTCATCCTGCTGAAACCGATCCTGGGAGCCGTCTCCAGGAGCAGGGTCGTCTTCGGGCCACCCCCTACCACCACGTAA